The following proteins are co-located in the Desulfovibrio intestinalis genome:
- a CDS encoding O-acetylhomoserine aminocarboxypropyltransferase/cysteine synthase family protein, with translation MNHEKGLRFETLQVHAGQEKPDSASGARAVPIYQTTSYVFDDCAHAEARFNLTDPGNIYSRLTNPTQDALEQRVAALEGGVAALATASGAAAVSYALQNLARAGDHIVAAKTLYGGTYNLLAHTLKSWGVDTTFVDPAHMDCFEEAIKPETRAIFVESMGNPHSNIVDMEALAALAHKHGIPLVVDNTFATPWLMRPIEYGADIVVHSATKFMGGHGAALGGVIVDSGRFDWAASERFSYMSEPDPSYHGLSFTKAVGAAAYIVRARAILLRDLGAAIAPLHAFLILQGLETLSLRVERHVQNALAVVQHLHAHPRVEAVNHPSLPNSPSHALYKRYFPNGGGSIFTVEIKGGAAEARAFIDKLRVFSLLANVADAKSLVIHPASTTHSQMTEEELALTGIWPNTVRLSIGIEHIDDILADLDQALASL, from the coding sequence ATGAATCACGAAAAAGGGCTGCGGTTTGAAACCCTGCAAGTGCACGCCGGGCAGGAAAAACCTGATTCAGCCAGCGGGGCAAGGGCAGTGCCCATTTACCAGACGACATCCTATGTCTTTGACGACTGCGCTCACGCAGAGGCCCGGTTCAACCTGACCGACCCCGGCAATATATACAGCCGTCTGACCAATCCCACGCAGGATGCCCTGGAACAGCGTGTGGCAGCGCTTGAAGGCGGCGTGGCGGCTCTTGCCACGGCCAGCGGCGCAGCCGCCGTAAGCTATGCCCTGCAAAACCTGGCCCGTGCCGGAGACCATATTGTTGCCGCCAAAACCCTGTACGGCGGCACCTATAACCTGCTTGCCCACACGCTCAAAAGCTGGGGGGTTGATACAACCTTTGTAGACCCCGCCCATATGGACTGCTTTGAAGAAGCCATAAAGCCGGAAACCCGCGCCATATTTGTGGAGAGCATGGGCAACCCCCACAGCAATATTGTGGATATGGAAGCCCTTGCAGCCCTTGCCCACAAACACGGTATTCCCCTGGTGGTAGACAATACCTTTGCCACACCCTGGCTTATGCGCCCCATTGAATACGGCGCAGACATCGTGGTGCATTCTGCCACAAAATTTATGGGCGGGCACGGTGCGGCTTTGGGCGGCGTTATTGTTGACAGTGGCCGCTTTGACTGGGCCGCGTCTGAAAGATTTTCCTACATGAGTGAGCCGGATCCGAGTTATCACGGATTGAGCTTCACCAAGGCCGTCGGGGCGGCGGCCTATATTGTGCGGGCACGGGCCATATTGCTGCGCGATCTTGGCGCGGCAATAGCCCCCCTGCACGCTTTTCTGATCCTTCAGGGGCTTGAAACCCTGTCCCTGCGCGTGGAACGCCATGTGCAAAATGCCCTGGCTGTTGTGCAACACCTGCACGCCCACCCCAGGGTCGAGGCAGTCAACCACCCAAGCCTGCCCAACAGCCCCAGCCACGCGCTGTACAAGCGTTACTTCCCCAACGGGGGCGGCAGCATCTTCACCGTTGAAATCAAGGGCGGCGCGGCTGAGGCCAGAGCCTTCATTGACAAACTGCGCGTCTTCTCCCTGCTGGCCAATGTGGCTGACGCCAAATCACTTGTGATCCACCCTGCGTCCACAACCCATTCGCAAATGACGGAAGAAGAGCTGGCGCTTACGGGTATTTGGCCCAACACTGTACGCCTGTCTATCGGCATTGAGCATATCGACGACATACTGGCTGACCTGGATCAGGCATTGGCCTCCCTGTAG
- a CDS encoding competence/damage-inducible protein A, translating into MRAEIISVGTELLLGHTINTDATHVARALSSLGMDLLQVHTVGDNGGRLESALREALGRAQIIITTGGLGPTDDDMTKETVARVTECPLEEDADSLRRLREYFGERPISANQLKQACLPRGSVAFPNDAGTAPGCAVPVGTGQWVILLPGPPSELLPMLENSVMPFLQKMADSVIASFMVRTFGIGEGAAALRIADLTEGGNPTAAPYASDAEMFVRVTAKAQSAAAAEALAMPVVDEVRARLGDVVYGINVTGLEAVVVDKLRESGQSLATAESCTGGLLAKRITDQPGSSEVFGYGLITYANEAKTKLLGVPEEMLAQHGAVSPEVARCMAVGVRERYEADYGLGITGVAGPGGGTESKPVGLVYVALSYGQDVWLRELRPQGRYLGREWTRRLASSHALDMLRRHLAGLPVEAQWAVEAR; encoded by the coding sequence ATGAGGGCGGAAATCATTTCAGTGGGTACGGAACTTCTGCTGGGGCACACCATCAATACTGACGCCACGCATGTGGCCAGAGCGCTTTCGTCTTTGGGTATGGACCTTTTACAGGTGCACACGGTGGGTGACAATGGCGGGCGGCTTGAATCCGCATTGCGCGAAGCTCTTGGACGCGCGCAAATAATCATCACAACCGGCGGGCTTGGACCCACGGATGATGACATGACCAAGGAAACCGTGGCCCGTGTTACAGAATGCCCCCTTGAAGAAGATGCGGACAGCCTGCGCCGTTTGCGGGAATATTTTGGCGAGCGGCCCATATCTGCCAATCAGCTCAAGCAGGCCTGCTTGCCGCGCGGCTCCGTAGCCTTTCCCAATGACGCTGGCACTGCCCCCGGTTGCGCCGTGCCCGTGGGGACCGGGCAATGGGTTATTCTGTTGCCGGGGCCGCCTTCCGAGCTTTTGCCCATGCTCGAAAACAGCGTAATGCCATTTTTGCAGAAGATGGCGGATTCGGTCATAGCGTCTTTTATGGTGCGTACCTTTGGCATAGGCGAGGGCGCTGCGGCGTTGCGTATTGCCGATCTGACTGAGGGCGGTAACCCCACAGCTGCTCCTTACGCCAGTGATGCAGAAATGTTCGTGCGTGTGACGGCCAAGGCGCAAAGCGCCGCAGCTGCGGAAGCTCTGGCGATGCCCGTGGTGGACGAGGTGCGCGCACGTCTGGGCGACGTGGTCTATGGTATCAATGTGACGGGCCTGGAGGCCGTGGTGGTGGATAAGCTGCGGGAGAGCGGGCAGAGCCTGGCCACGGCGGAATCGTGCACCGGAGGTCTGCTGGCCAAGCGTATTACAGACCAGCCCGGTTCCTCAGAAGTATTTGGCTACGGGCTGATTACCTACGCCAATGAAGCCAAGACCAAACTTTTGGGTGTACCTGAAGAAATGCTGGCGCAACACGGAGCTGTAAGCCCTGAAGTGGCCCGTTGCATGGCCGTGGGAGTACGTGAACGCTATGAGGCGGACTATGGCCTTGGCATTACCGGCGTGGCCGGACCCGGCGGCGGAACGGAAAGCAAGCCCGTGGGCCTTGTGTATGTGGCCTTGAGCTATGGGCAAGATGTGTGGTTGCGTGAGCTCCGCCCACAGGGACGCTATCTTGGCCGGGAGTGGACGCGGCGGCTGGCCTCAAGCCATGCGCTGGACATGCTGCGCAGGCATCTTGCCGGGTTGCCCGTGGAAGCACAGTGGGCGGTTGAAGCCCGGTAG
- a CDS encoding P-II family nitrogen regulator, which yields MNIQFLPAKLLVVFADCGCGMAVVDASKEGGARGGTRLHGRCLAEDGCSCGSCPDCVDQDIILILTQDETENVITAIVEGTLKNPRCRAGAAIVLDVPKTLLRANQTASHEPLLHTIEGKDMKSGYTMICSIINYGQAEELMAVARQAGARGGTILGARGTGTEEDVKFFGISLTPEKEFLVIISENAATDGILEALSSQPVFSEPGGGIVFTTSIERYISLNA from the coding sequence ATGAATATACAGTTTTTGCCCGCCAAGCTGCTTGTGGTTTTTGCCGATTGCGGCTGCGGCATGGCCGTTGTTGATGCCTCCAAGGAAGGCGGAGCTCGCGGCGGCACAAGACTTCATGGCCGCTGCCTGGCCGAAGACGGGTGCAGCTGCGGCTCATGCCCGGATTGTGTTGATCAGGATATTATCCTCATTCTCACGCAGGATGAGACTGAAAACGTTATCACAGCCATTGTGGAAGGGACGTTGAAAAATCCCCGGTGCCGTGCAGGCGCAGCCATCGTACTGGACGTGCCGAAGACCCTGCTGCGCGCTAATCAGACCGCCAGCCACGAGCCTTTACTACATACTATTGAGGGAAAAGACATGAAATCCGGCTATACCATGATATGCAGCATCATCAATTACGGGCAGGCCGAAGAGCTCATGGCTGTAGCCCGGCAGGCCGGAGCGCGCGGCGGCACCATTTTGGGAGCCAGGGGCACCGGTACCGAGGAAGACGTGAAGTTCTTCGGCATCAGCCTGACGCCTGAAAAGGAATTTCTTGTCATTATAAGCGAAAACGCCGCAACCGACGGCATTTTAGAGGCATTGAGCAGCCAGCCTGTTTTCAGCGAACCGGGCGGCGGCATTGTCTTTACCACCAGCATTGAGCGTTATATTTCACTCAATGCCTGA
- a CDS encoding SLC13 family permease: MQQIFFNSFLGKSPLWYKYTVLAFLVANPILNIIVGPFITGWLLLLQFIFILSLALKCYPIPAGGLLALEAIIIGMTSPDAVYKEVATNLPTLLLLIFMVAGIYYLKDVVFVVFTRLFIAIRKKHWLSLAFCIVSATLSAFLDALTLMAIIIAVCFNFYAIFRKVAGAFTSTNGKEAPEVEEFCGFLRNIIMHGALGTALGGTMTIVGEPQNLMIGTMMGWSFAEFFLHNAVIAMPVALVGFTLCPLLEIFRFPGFGYQLPEAIRELIVKDAEKKARQLSDQTRFLYITQCVVGVLLILALALHVAEIGLLGLTLIILLSAMTGKTKEHDFSEAFNNAMPFVCLIIIFFGILSVVHDQHLVTPLVEWVFQFQGKPQLLALYLVNGTLSFVSDNVFIASVFITEMDKAHAAGLFSSEWYEKIAVVVNMGTNIPAVATPNGQAAFLFLLTSSLAPLIKLSYMRMVKLAFPYTIVMTATGAICIYFFL; encoded by the coding sequence ATGCAGCAAATTTTTTTCAATAGTTTTTTAGGTAAATCGCCGCTCTGGTATAAATATACCGTTTTGGCCTTTCTGGTGGCCAATCCCATTCTGAATATTATAGTCGGCCCCTTTATAACCGGCTGGTTGCTGCTGCTTCAGTTTATCTTCATTCTTTCTCTGGCGCTGAAATGCTATCCCATACCTGCGGGCGGGCTGCTGGCTTTGGAGGCCATCATCATCGGCATGACCTCGCCCGACGCCGTGTATAAAGAAGTTGCCACCAACCTGCCCACACTGCTTCTGCTCATCTTTATGGTGGCGGGCATCTATTATCTGAAAGATGTGGTTTTTGTTGTTTTTACCCGGCTTTTTATCGCAATTCGAAAAAAGCACTGGCTGTCATTGGCATTCTGCATTGTCAGCGCCACACTTTCCGCATTTCTGGACGCCCTGACCCTCATGGCCATCATCATAGCAGTCTGCTTTAACTTTTACGCAATTTTCCGCAAGGTTGCCGGGGCCTTTACGTCAACCAACGGCAAAGAAGCCCCGGAAGTTGAAGAATTTTGCGGTTTTTTGCGCAACATCATCATGCACGGGGCGCTGGGAACCGCCCTTGGCGGCACTATGACCATTGTGGGCGAACCGCAAAACCTCATGATCGGCACCATGATGGGCTGGTCCTTTGCAGAATTTTTCCTGCACAACGCCGTTATTGCAATGCCGGTAGCGCTTGTGGGCTTTACCCTCTGCCCTCTGCTTGAAATTTTCCGCTTTCCCGGTTTCGGATACCAATTGCCGGAGGCCATTCGAGAACTCATCGTTAAAGACGCTGAAAAAAAGGCGCGCCAGCTTTCAGACCAGACGCGCTTTCTCTACATCACCCAGTGCGTTGTGGGTGTGTTGCTGATTTTGGCTCTTGCCCTGCATGTGGCGGAAATCGGCCTGCTTGGGCTTACGCTTATCATTCTGCTTTCAGCCATGACGGGCAAAACCAAGGAACATGATTTTTCCGAGGCGTTCAACAACGCCATGCCCTTTGTCTGCCTTATCATTATTTTCTTCGGCATTCTTTCGGTGGTGCATGACCAGCATCTGGTAACACCGCTTGTGGAATGGGTTTTCCAGTTCCAGGGCAAGCCCCAGTTGCTGGCGCTTTATCTGGTTAACGGCACATTGTCCTTTGTGAGCGACAACGTATTCATCGCTTCAGTCTTTATTACCGAGATGGATAAGGCCCATGCGGCTGGCCTGTTCTCCAGCGAATGGTACGAAAAAATCGCTGTGGTGGTGAATATGGGCACCAATATTCCTGCTGTGGCAACTCCCAACGGGCAGGCTGCATTTCTCTTTCTGCTCACTTCTTCGCTGGCGCCGCTCATCAAGCTTTCGTACATGCGGATGGTCAAACTGGCCTTCCCCTATACCATTGTGATGACCGCCACCGGAGCCATTTGCATCTATTTTTTCTTGTAG
- a CDS encoding Crp/Fnr family transcriptional regulator — MNTFWHLEKEDFFKGIDDVKRVFLENSHRQELAKNETVFLEGDAGDSCFYIESGLVRIFGSAGFGKEMTFSLRMRGEFFGLSEVLNSSPRKAGAQTASASVLYSIGQQAFEGMLREHYPLARRVITLLGRRLRYMGDMVRRQNNDVANRLASLLISLAYDTLRTTEEWDKPCEIPLNIPQEQLASMVGSTQPTVSATLQRFRTDGLIVGNGRRLVLLNPIEMIYRLDHNLL, encoded by the coding sequence ATGAACACATTTTGGCACCTTGAAAAAGAGGATTTTTTCAAAGGCATAGACGACGTGAAGCGCGTCTTCCTGGAAAATTCTCACCGTCAGGAACTGGCCAAAAATGAAACTGTCTTTCTTGAGGGCGATGCAGGTGATTCATGTTTTTACATTGAATCCGGGCTGGTGCGCATCTTCGGCTCGGCTGGCTTCGGCAAAGAGATGACGTTTTCCCTGCGCATGCGTGGGGAATTTTTCGGCCTTTCGGAAGTATTGAACAGCTCCCCGCGCAAAGCAGGCGCGCAGACCGCAAGCGCCTCCGTATTATACTCCATCGGGCAACAGGCTTTTGAAGGCATGCTGCGCGAACATTACCCGCTGGCACGCCGCGTTATCACCCTGCTGGGGCGCAGGCTGCGCTATATGGGTGATATGGTGCGCAGGCAAAACAATGACGTGGCCAACCGTCTGGCAAGCCTGCTTATTTCACTGGCCTACGACACCCTGCGCACGACTGAAGAGTGGGACAAACCCTGTGAAATCCCTTTGAACATCCCGCAGGAACAGCTGGCCTCAATGGTCGGATCTACCCAGCCCACCGTAAGCGCCACCTTGCAGCGCTTTCGCACAGACGGCCTTATTGTCGGCAACGGCAGAAGGCTTGTACTGCTCAATCCCATTGAAATGATCTACAGGCTCGACCACAATCTTCTTTAA
- a CDS encoding 4Fe-4S dicluster domain-containing protein, with protein sequence MPPKIDLHKCNGCKGREETHCEEVCPGNLMALDQATGKAFLRAARDCWDCMSCIKACPSGALEIKMPYQLGYFKASLKPIMGSNFIIWKCRDIHGQEQTYRYVNRLDKA encoded by the coding sequence ATGCCGCCAAAAATTGACTTACATAAATGTAACGGCTGTAAAGGACGCGAAGAAACCCACTGCGAAGAAGTTTGCCCCGGCAACCTCATGGCTCTGGATCAGGCCACCGGCAAGGCTTTTTTGCGCGCCGCCCGCGACTGCTGGGACTGCATGTCCTGCATCAAGGCCTGCCCTTCCGGCGCGCTTGAAATCAAGATGCCGTATCAGCTCGGTTACTTCAAAGCATCGTTGAAACCCATAATGGGATCCAACTTTATAATATGGAAATGCCGTGACATTCACGGTCAGGAACAGACCTACCGTTATGTGAACCGGCTGGACAAGGCCTAA
- a CDS encoding adenylyl-sulfate reductase subunit alpha: MARMKTGHTVDFRPTSMADIETVEVTADLLIIGGGNAGCFVATEAARLNPQIKTVIVEKADIMRSGACSAGMDAINTYIPQGKTPEDLVRWSRSQVGGGPLREDLALSNAEELNECVDDLERWGLPILRDEDGKIRYRGKWDISIHGEQLKPIMAEKALESGADVYNRVAATGLLMQDGRCVGATGFGVRDGKFYVFRAKATVVSTGGAGTLYKSYTADSTDSGSQIWMCPYCVGSGYAMGFRQGAELTSLEQRWVATRTKDFCGPVDTISVGYGAPIINSHGERVMSRYESLGGDAAPRYIRANAPMEEWLAGRGPCYCDTTHMSPEKTKAMMEDYLNERPSFVLFLASRGQDPSKEPIEIFGSDPYILGGHTGGGYWVDMERMTTLPGLFAAGETAGGNPNKFVGGCCAEGKLAARGALAFMAAVDAPAPDAAQIEREKERVYAPMLTREDEGIRPVEMKERLQRLMDEYAGGSSQFYRTNEQQLDYALRHIKMLQSQFCHLRAQDLHELMQANETMDRVDVAEAVVHHLKARKETRWAGWQTRSDYPERDDANFDCFVESRRDAATGEIVTFTRPYEQLLPGDRYKP, from the coding sequence ATGGCACGTATGAAAACAGGCCATACGGTTGACTTTCGGCCCACAAGCATGGCCGACATTGAAACCGTTGAGGTCACAGCCGACCTTTTGATTATCGGCGGCGGCAACGCTGGCTGCTTTGTGGCCACCGAAGCCGCGCGGCTGAACCCGCAAATTAAAACCGTCATTGTGGAAAAAGCCGATATCATGCGCTCTGGAGCCTGCTCCGCAGGTATGGACGCCATCAACACCTACATCCCCCAGGGCAAAACGCCTGAAGATCTGGTTCGCTGGAGCCGCTCGCAAGTGGGCGGCGGCCCCCTGCGTGAAGATCTGGCGCTCTCCAATGCCGAAGAACTCAACGAATGCGTGGACGATCTCGAACGCTGGGGCCTGCCCATTTTGCGGGACGAAGACGGAAAGATTCGCTATCGCGGCAAGTGGGACATATCCATCCACGGCGAGCAGTTGAAGCCCATCATGGCGGAAAAAGCCCTTGAAAGCGGCGCGGATGTTTACAACCGTGTGGCGGCCACGGGCCTGCTGATGCAGGATGGCCGCTGCGTGGGAGCCACTGGCTTTGGCGTGCGCGACGGCAAGTTTTATGTCTTTCGCGCCAAGGCTACGGTAGTCAGCACGGGCGGCGCGGGCACCCTTTACAAATCCTACACCGCAGACTCCACAGACAGCGGCTCGCAAATCTGGATGTGCCCCTACTGCGTCGGCTCCGGCTACGCTATGGGATTCCGCCAGGGCGCGGAGCTCACCAGCCTTGAACAGCGCTGGGTCGCCACACGCACCAAGGACTTCTGCGGCCCCGTGGATACCATTTCCGTGGGCTACGGCGCGCCCATCATCAACTCGCACGGCGAGCGCGTCATGAGCCGCTATGAAAGTCTCGGCGGCGACGCGGCCCCCCGGTACATCCGCGCCAACGCTCCCATGGAAGAATGGCTTGCCGGACGCGGCCCCTGCTACTGCGACACCACCCACATGTCGCCTGAAAAAACCAAGGCCATGATGGAAGACTACCTGAACGAACGGCCTTCATTCGTTCTCTTCCTTGCCAGCCGTGGGCAGGACCCCAGCAAGGAACCCATTGAAATCTTCGGTTCCGACCCCTACATCCTTGGCGGCCACACCGGCGGCGGCTACTGGGTGGATATGGAACGCATGACCACCCTTCCCGGCCTGTTTGCGGCGGGTGAAACTGCGGGCGGCAACCCCAACAAGTTTGTGGGCGGCTGTTGTGCTGAAGGCAAACTGGCCGCACGCGGAGCCCTGGCCTTTATGGCTGCCGTGGACGCGCCAGCCCCTGACGCAGCGCAGATTGAGCGCGAGAAAGAACGTGTCTATGCTCCGATGCTGACGCGTGAAGACGAGGGCATTCGCCCGGTGGAAATGAAGGAACGCCTGCAACGTCTTATGGACGAATACGCTGGCGGCTCCAGCCAGTTTTACCGCACCAACGAGCAACAGCTGGACTACGCCCTCAGGCATATCAAGATGCTGCAAAGCCAGTTCTGCCATTTGCGTGCGCAGGATTTGCACGAACTTATGCAGGCCAACGAAACAATGGACCGCGTGGATGTGGCCGAAGCCGTTGTACACCACCTCAAGGCCCGCAAGGAAACACGCTGGGCTGGCTGGCAGACGCGCTCTGACTACCCGGAACGTGACGACGCCAACTTTGACTGTTTTGTGGAATCACGCCGGGATGCCGCCACCGGAGAAATAGTCACATTCACCCGTCCCTACGAGCAGTTGTTGCCCGGCGACAGGTACAAGCCCTAA
- a CDS encoding SLC13 family permease, whose protein sequence is MHLDHSVARVPILAYLCENVRKSGNTPCRAFAGFILAWLAFILFWGILSPFPGLTPDGMAVLGIVVWASIMWVSEAMPAGITGISIPTMLLITKALPWTNGKPPMAVIFAGFTDHVIWLCLFAFMVAAVMQLIGLDRRIALGILSRFKASSVGRVIWGMFFVNIILGFLVPAANARAATLLPVVQGICNLLGDTPEERAAKKAIVIQSLVYGSMICGMFIMTAHLPNMILVGLFEKNGYPDLNFLNWMLLQFPYLGMFVLTNYWIRYHFKTAKVTISGGAATLEKGYRDLGPMSAPEKMLLGIFLFVGFMFITGKGSFIYELHRQPLGVIGLLGMMLLFAPGIMPCSWRAVQQKTIWGTFLLLGGAMTMTTAMTQAGVAQWLADHIHAWVVGMNWWQTLLAMMAGTHIIRLGMLSNVAAVAMLAPVVFAMAPKLGLHPVAFTLLVCDTDTFAYLLPTQITAAVIAHSTDTFSTADYAKAGWVSVLIAIAYGVCVMAPWYALLGIPVWNPAAPWPF, encoded by the coding sequence ATGCATCTGGATCATTCTGTAGCACGAGTGCCGATTTTGGCCTATCTTTGTGAAAATGTTCGTAAATCTGGCAACACCCCCTGTAGGGCCTTTGCCGGATTTATTCTTGCGTGGCTGGCCTTCATTCTTTTTTGGGGAATACTCAGCCCATTCCCCGGCCTTACCCCTGACGGAATGGCCGTTCTTGGCATCGTCGTCTGGGCCAGCATCATGTGGGTCAGCGAGGCCATGCCTGCGGGCATAACCGGCATTTCCATTCCCACCATGCTGCTGATTACCAAGGCCTTGCCCTGGACCAACGGCAAGCCGCCCATGGCTGTCATATTTGCTGGCTTTACAGACCACGTTATCTGGCTGTGCCTGTTTGCCTTCATGGTCGCCGCTGTCATGCAGCTCATCGGTCTGGACCGCCGCATTGCCCTGGGCATTCTGTCGCGCTTCAAGGCGTCGTCCGTCGGGCGCGTCATCTGGGGCATGTTTTTCGTCAATATAATACTCGGCTTTCTTGTGCCTGCGGCCAATGCCCGCGCCGCCACCCTGCTGCCCGTCGTGCAGGGCATCTGCAACCTGTTGGGCGACACGCCCGAAGAGCGCGCTGCCAAAAAAGCCATCGTGATTCAGTCGCTGGTTTACGGCTCGATGATCTGCGGCATGTTCATCATGACAGCCCACCTGCCCAACATGATTCTGGTGGGCCTTTTTGAAAAGAACGGCTACCCCGATTTGAACTTCCTGAACTGGATGCTCCTTCAGTTCCCCTATCTTGGCATGTTTGTGCTCACCAATTACTGGATCAGGTATCATTTCAAAACCGCCAAAGTAACCATTTCGGGCGGCGCGGCCACGCTTGAAAAAGGCTACCGCGACCTTGGCCCCATGTCTGCTCCTGAAAAAATGCTTCTTGGTATTTTCCTGTTCGTGGGCTTTATGTTTATCACGGGCAAGGGCAGCTTTATCTACGAACTGCATAGGCAACCGCTGGGCGTTATCGGTCTGCTGGGCATGATGCTGCTTTTCGCTCCCGGCATTATGCCCTGTTCGTGGCGTGCCGTGCAGCAAAAGACCATCTGGGGCACGTTCCTCCTGCTTGGCGGCGCTATGACCATGACCACAGCCATGACCCAGGCGGGCGTGGCACAGTGGCTGGCTGACCATATCCACGCCTGGGTTGTGGGCATGAACTGGTGGCAGACCCTGCTGGCCATGATGGCAGGAACACACATCATCCGTCTTGGTATGCTGTCCAACGTGGCGGCAGTGGCCATGCTGGCCCCGGTGGTATTTGCAATGGCCCCCAAACTGGGCCTGCACCCCGTGGCCTTCACCCTGCTGGTTTGCGATACCGACACCTTCGCCTATCTGCTGCCCACACAAATCACCGCAGCCGTCATAGCTCACAGCACTGACACCTTCTCAACCGCAGACTACGCCAAAGCGGGTTGGGTCTCCGTGCTTATCGCCATTGCATACGGCGTTTGCGTCATGGCTCCCTGGTACGCGCTTCTGGGTATTCCCGTATGGAATCCAGCCGCGCCCTGGCCTTTCTAG
- a CDS encoding methyltransferase, which produces MTTAPFDHLHSDLSGFMHSSILGALAELDFGTAILQNNNSLTAAELAQQRACDERGTQNLLDALVALGYFAKSGTGATARYSVVEKYKSYLDSRHPATFIPMIRHMACVQRMWSQLAWSVKNGTPQEDIPSILGAEQDNVSFIMAMNSIAIKLVEDTMNALFNAGILSSINSNLRILDIGGASGTYTEAFLKKLPHSSAAIFDLPVAIAQAQMRFKGTDMESRVSLVAGDFTKDALPPGFDFAWISAIIHQMNREKSRMLYAKAFDALNPGGIVAVRDYVMREDRAYPVDGALFGINMLVCTQDGMVYTYKEIKEDLELAGFTQVAHAIDVPTMSAVVTAKKPS; this is translated from the coding sequence ATGACCACAGCGCCTTTCGACCATCTCCACAGCGACCTGTCAGGCTTTATGCACAGCAGCATTCTGGGAGCCTTGGCCGAACTCGACTTTGGCACTGCCATTTTGCAAAACAATAACAGTCTCACCGCCGCCGAACTTGCCCAGCAGCGCGCGTGCGACGAACGTGGCACGCAAAACCTGCTCGACGCGCTTGTGGCCCTGGGCTACTTCGCCAAATCCGGCACAGGGGCAACAGCCCGCTATTCTGTTGTTGAGAAATATAAAAGCTATCTGGACAGCCGCCACCCTGCGACCTTTATTCCCATGATACGGCATATGGCATGCGTGCAACGTATGTGGTCACAGCTTGCATGGTCGGTGAAAAACGGCACGCCGCAGGAAGACATACCCAGCATTCTCGGTGCGGAGCAGGACAACGTTTCGTTTATTATGGCTATGAACTCCATTGCCATAAAGCTGGTGGAAGACACCATGAACGCATTGTTCAATGCGGGCATTTTATCTTCCATCAACAGCAACCTGCGTATTCTGGATATTGGCGGCGCGTCTGGCACATATACCGAGGCTTTTCTTAAAAAATTGCCACATAGCTCGGCTGCCATATTTGATCTGCCTGTGGCAATTGCGCAGGCTCAAATGCGCTTCAAGGGTACAGATATGGAATCGCGCGTCAGCCTGGTTGCCGGAGATTTTACAAAGGACGCCCTGCCGCCCGGGTTCGATTTTGCCTGGATAAGCGCCATCATTCACCAGATGAACCGCGAAAAGAGCCGTATGCTTTACGCCAAAGCCTTTGATGCCCTCAACCCTGGCGGCATAGTTGCCGTGCGCGATTATGTAATGCGCGAAGACCGCGCTTACCCTGTGGATGGTGCTCTTTTCGGCATCAACATGCTGGTGTGTACCCAGGACGGCATGGTGTACACTTACAAAGAAATCAAGGAAGACCTTGAGCTTGCAGGCTTTACGCAAGTGGCCCACGCCATTGACGTGCCAACCATGTCTGCAGTTGTAACGGCAAAAAAGCCTAGTTAG